The nucleotide sequence atttgtaagatgcaattggcactcaagaaattatacatgtattttattcaggacataacggggctgatgtgttggaattgtggcccttccctagtccaaataattacagtagacgtaatctaccgatgtgcattgcatatcgacctcatatttataaagtagcccaaacccccattgccacagacctgtgcgtgaaactttcagatttctctagtctgtttaccatgctataattacaatttctataaacacatatttatcattttatgactatataatgtatgtggtataaagagaaacctgaaagttacaagtactcgtgtctagtactgtacaactattgtactcctcgttgagaaaacaactacttcatctacatgtattaaaatatcataaaacataatttttttaatcaagttggaaaaaatcaataaataaatgtcatataaacaggtttgtcatgaacgttgacgtcgctcttggttaccagaaaaattccaacgcacggatttcaaccgtcattgtttacaatcaattaaagtacttgaatttgtatagtgttttttaaaagtgtccagctacaggtggttagcgtgtggctataatactaattagtgaaaacatattttggaatgataagtaatcatattataacgaaaaatcaacttttcttaaaaaaaataagttaaatatatattcaacaaggtatccaactcgaaatcatccgaaaacgggatgcatcgttttaaacagccattacttcatcaattttgcagcgattttcccgatcttggtcttattcaacgcagaaataaatttcctttctggaaatgtatatgtcttgcaatatttttacaaatactgggtcaacttttaagaaataacacgatacacaactcgcgtgacccagctgtgatcgatcagacagtattcatgactgaaatcttcacggggaaaagggcatcttccctgcaaagttcacgaacctcgataccataattcaaaaaaacgtatgaaaaaaacattcttaccgtgcttgccgtagcattatgcatcaaaactaactgtccagcgcattttcaaacctttgtttacatacatttcaaccaactgacattttaaacacaagagtgatttcattgctccaatgcggagttgtgtctttacaactggagatttcattcataaatacggtctgatcgatcccaactgggtcaagcgaattatgtatggcgttatttcttaaaatttgacccagcatgtgtagaaatataacaatatatatacatttcctaaaaggaaattcatttctgcgttgaataagaccgggtcatgaaaatcgctgcaaaatttatttagtaatggctgctcaaaacgctgcaccccgttttcggattttttcgagttggataccttgttatatataaaacgatagtgatttttttttatagaatttttttttttcgttttaatatgattatttatcattcaaaaagatgttttcactaattattatcatatccacacgctaaccacctgtgtgtccagcacgtgtgccgggagaacagggcttaatgtattttttgttaagctctataatatttatatccaatctgtatgaaaaaatgtcggtgaacattattccggtgttaatttttgaaaatattgaggcattcgttaattatggatctaaacggaacattaatccgcaaaaaaaaacgggcatattgcatattagatcggacacatgaaattatttcgaaagaaagcaataagagtttcaattctacataaGTAAGTCTCgatgtgcacgattacgctcttactgctcgtaaatatttgactcttggcaaatacctagtgttttattttgcttaatctaaattgtgtcatgcatctatatgtacttaaagcagcatgaccaacagctctttcatatgtgaaagagattgacacgaaatacctacccatctataataaagtttatatgtgcacttcaatattatagttttatagcattttatgtggtgcaatataaaagtactctagtaaatttgaaattatgtaatcgatttcctctcaacatacatgcaaagttccagataactttttcagcaaaatcttggtttacactctataataatccagccttaaagtctcttattaattcttttttttcaggtaaatatagtttttggcacatccgcatttaggtctatagtctaagaagagctcatgacaattgccgggttacagaagactttttgcgataaaaggaccagataatggaaaacgttcggcttttcgactgttgtaaagatggtctgttattcataataacgttaaagtgcggTTGATTGTCATAATTGTAATGacggcctagacgagtgggaactcattgataaaatgtttacattatatgcattgatattgagttttacgcatgatcacacattttgaattcttattttatttttccaatgtgtaaccgtacgcacagaatttaagtctacttttttactaaatttagttcaattttttacgactttaagcgtcttatctggagctctgcatacatgcattagtagcatatattgaaatatatccatagactttctttggttattgaaggtaaattactgtacaaaaattatggttagtcattaaccaaaaataagttaagtctacaaacacgcggttaatttcggttcagtagcaaatatcttacaaaggtgcgcaacttctcctataacataaaatttccgttatacgccgtaaatttccgtagtcctccgtagcatttcggaatgactgtcaattgacatcattgtatcatgcatgatagtatgttgctttgtgcttgagAAAATGAAAtatcccatgggaaaatacaaaaatcccatttgcaaataaagttcatagtgaagaaaacgcatttaacaagcaaaaataaccaattattaatcacaagttagacttttatcttatacattATCACAAaaaagcaaaccttcaagaaaaagggtacttaagtttgcgaaatttcggtttcgcaaagtttttttccggtggccgttgatactcaaaattacaaataatgtTGCTACATAATGCGTAAAGAAAGTTAAGGATACTTTAGTCGCGTTACAAACCGATGATCCATTTTAATTGACGTGTCGTGTTTTAATAGCCAGCAAATCttcttaaaatttattaaaagcCAGATTGaacaaatataacacactagctattttaattttccaaaaacaaaacacaaatcgtACGGTTTTCATTGAATTTAaaagtttcttttttttgtacttcgatttaaaacagtttaaacGTTCCAGAAACTACTCATCATCACCGTCCATCAACACTTTTAATGACACATCATTGctcatttgataaaattatctAAACATGCAGTAATTTTCTTGGTTcatgttaatatgtttaaacaCGTTTGTTAAAGACGTGTGTGTTCGAACCAAAAGCAGCCGCGTATTGAAATTACTGGTTTTATGTTCAGTATAATAACGCGCATAACCTTCCGGTTTTGCATTTGCATATCTCGGTCCTCGTTAATGGTAGGGAAAAAATCTTCCAGAAACATAAAAACAGTTAATTTTTCTCCTCAGATTTAACTTATCATTTTCTTATTCAGGCCTACATTCTCCAACAAGAAAAACTTCTTTGGTACCCGGAATGAAGCATGCAGTTGGCCCGTGTGTTAACATCCCGTCtcaacaataagacgtttttctataaagactggtttgaacgaagcattaaatatgtcgaccaattatatgactacagaattaaggatttctactcttttgataatatatgctacatatacggaataccttcaaataattttctgaagtactacacacttatcaaaagcatacccatacatattaaatctgaaatcaatacaaataatacaccatgtattcaaacaacatttgtagaaaacatacttggaagaaaaaacaaaacaaataaaatattttacacactacaaattaaaaaccctacagaaaactccaaaatccaaaataaatggcaagtcctttttgaagaaaatgaacttaattggaaacacatatttaccatgccatataaagcaactattgaaagcacactgagaaattttcaatataaatacatccattgaattatagctacaaataaatatctctttaaatgcaaattatctaactcaaatctgtgtgacttctgcagtgaaaacattgaaactatagaacatcttttttgggagtgcaaacacatccagcctatttggaatcaattaatattttttcttgaacaacatcaacttaacgttaaactatctttcttaaatgtaagtttcggaattaactcattgaaatcaatagactgtaataatattgtgaattttatggttatattgatgaaatattttatcttaaacatgaagtacaaaaaacaagtaccaaattttaattgctttgtccatagtcttaaactaaaaatccagattgagaaagaaatagccctcagtaatgacacattacaaatctttgaacaaaaatggaatcggattaaattctcataatgttttgtccacttatatacatttcaccctaatgttagtttatccctctaaaatagttttgtttatttatttttttatttttttattttttaatctgacaagatcattgtgaatataaaacaaaaaacacaagtccagtatgctttcttccgactttatacaactcatcatttttcataactattactcggttgtgcttttcttttctctctaaaaaaataaatatatattagcatatcttgtaaaacatgtctgaactttattgctttgtatatcactatattgtatgatcatatacatgtttacattgtatgtatgatgttgaataaaaaaaaaaaaacatcccgTCTCCTTGTGACGACATTCCCTCCGACATTCCACCATCAAAAAAACGAAAAATTGCTGGAAATAACCACTTTGGAATGGTAACTGACAAATCGATGATGCCTCTTTAACTACCAAATGAACTCATAGCAGACTCAAAACATATTTCGATGACTAGTTTTGATTTCAGTTTTATTTGGTCATAACATCTGTAATGATGCGTAccttatgttttatgttttttaatcaacCGAATGATACAATATACTCTAACAAGAATATTAAGCAATAATACAATTATTCATCGATTTCATGTTTTAGATCAACACACATATCACGAGAACCGGCATGACTCTTTTTGTAGTGtaacatgtatgcatatattcAAAGACTTGCTTTTGATGcgactattattttttatgtcgAAAACGATAAACGTTTACCTGGAAACCATGtcatatttgaataattatgtttattttagagTGACGAAATTAGAAGCACGTAATTCCATCAAAATGTGTCGTTTTCTAGAAGGTATCGGTATCAACTGGAAGGATATTATATTTCGACGACAGTTATATATATTGGCTGAAAAGTTTTTAAACATAGCATTcagaaaatacaaatacaaagttAATGTGTTTATCTTTGGAAGCCAGTCAGAAGGGACAACAACACGAGGTCTTCACTCAGACACTGATTATCTATACGCCGTTCCGTTACAAACATTTTGCTTGGTTGTAAATCACACGCATGTAAAGTTATTAAGAAACCACGACACTCCGCCTCAACATTACTATCTACAAGTACTATGTGATGTGTCTGATAAAATGTCAAAGACAGAAACTTATTTAAGCGAAAGATATGTTTACAGTGTTTTGCAAACTGGTGAAAGAGTGCTAAGATTCGACCATGTATGGGATCTCATATTAACAGCGCAGAGTATGTAAGCTCCTATCTTGAGTTTTAATGGACCTGCAATCACAAACAGCGGCAATGCCAAAACAACTAAACAACTAAGACCAAAGGTCCAGAAAAAGGCATCCATATTATTGGCGAGGATCCCAAAGCAGCCACAAATGACACTGTAATTGCATACTACGTGCATGGTTTACAGGAAGAGATGAACAATTTTTTCTCTCGAAAACGATCTTACAACTGGCCTTCGCCTGATCATCTTGAAGCTGCAAAACAATGTGCAAATTTTCTTGTTCCATCGGGTCACCATTTTATAGACGAAAAGATTGCCATGTGGAAATTATCGCCTAATTTAATCGAACGCATTCTCATGTTTAGCCTTAACTGCACACAACTGAAATGTTACGTCTTATTGAAAATGGTTAACAAGGCAATATTTCAATCTAAAGTCACAAGCGCATTGACAAGTTTTCATTGCAAAACAATTCCCCTTTTTACCATAGAAAAAACACAAACGGTGTTATGGAACGAGGAAAACCTAATACATCTAGTGAAACTTTGTTTGTGctctttaaaaagatttttaaaagttGGCGTATTACCACACTTCATAATACAAGGCGTGAATTTATTCGACGGAAAGCTTACTTTCACAGAATGTCGACGCTTGTACGCAAATGTTTCGCAGATGATGAAACACAATCTTAAGCAAATTTGGCTCATGGATATTGACGGTCTTGACATATTTGGCACTCGAACTATTCCTAACAATTGGCGTACGATTCGCCTTCAGGCTAAACCATATCCACATGTTGCTGAAATAATGTTATGTTCGCTTACTTCATTTTTTGTAATGCTTGTTTATCCGAGATATGACAGAATCACACCCTGTCATTTCATAACTCAAGCGTTGGGTACCATTCTCGAAAACTACAACACTGGTGATAAAGTTGACAAGAGATTAGCAAATGGAATGACAGAACAACTGTTATTAGATTTAGCAAATACAGTATCATCCATGTACATTCAAAAAAGAAAATTCATACACTATTCAATTTTCGCGAGTTATCGTACTTCTTTGAATATTGATTTAACCACCTGTCGGTTAAAGATGGCATCGATGTTGTACTGCGGAGGCAATATAAAAGCAGCAATTGTGCTATTAGAAGATCTTGAACGTTGATTCACTAACGATGTAAAAGAATTGTGCCAGTGTTTCTATAGCGCCTAATTATATGACGTTCCGCCAACTTattcaaaataagtaaaacaatataattcCTCATTGTGTGTGTCATTCACCGCAAAGGATGCATATTGTATGGCCTCATTTTTAGTACatgaatattgcaaaattttgattGAAAAACAAGACAGACACATATATCGACAAACGCAGACGTGATGTATATTCAATGAGTGCTCGTccgtttttatattatttgcaatATCTGTCTTATGGAGCTCTGGAATTAAGGGAAGAACAATTATATGTATTCGCAATTtagtaaatttaataaaagttaCTAACATTTAAGCTAATCTTCCTTCGACCGTTGCCGAATATAAAAAATTGGCTGGCTGTTCAAGGGATTATATTGCTCATCATTTTGAGAAAGCCATTTAATTACTTGGCCATTGCTTTGAAATGGAGGGTGACCTTGAATCGGCAATGCATGCCTATTGGCATTCACATAACAAGTATCAGGAAAAGAGTGCTGCTAGATGGCACATTCGAAGTCTTATCAATTATGAATTAAAGGCGAAGGTTCGTCGTTATGATGATTAACTTGATCTAAGCGAGAAAGTATTGTAGAATATTCTTCTTGcgatttgattttatattaatttgGTAGATATACTAAATTCCAAATGTGTTCAATGGTAGCTTACCtgtgttatataatatattggTATGTGATGGCACATTATAATTGGTTAGAGTAAATTTAGATTTTCTCATAAAAATATTATAAGCAATCACGAATGTACAGTTGTGTCATTTTGAAATAATGTTGGTTTCAGAAATAATTAAGTATACTCAAAAACACAAAACTGTTGATGTACTATGTAAGTAAGAACTCATCTTCGGGACTATTTGCTATGCTCAAATTTGAACACATATTGGTATGCTGCCCTGTCGTTAAAATGTATTTCCATTATAGTATATAATTTCTGATTTTAGATCAAGTTGCTGTTGTTATTTGACGTATCCGCACATAAACAACTTCGCCCTACATAATGTCCAGTGTTTATATTTACTGTTTCTGTATGTTTGATAATGTTTTCCGTTAAAGTGCAGTttctcaaatcaaacaatacacatTTGAATCATCTAGAAATTGATTTTAAGGATATTATATCGTTTAAAACGtagtattgttttcaatttaaaaaaatggtataTTCGTTTGCACTGAATGTTTCTTTTATATGCGCCACAAATACGCAATACAAATTTGAGTCCACCGTAAATTATTTAGATGATATAGTTTTtcaacatacaatttaaaaaaaacatcaatgtatgaataatttgtttgcaaaatacATTAATACTGAAACATGCACTCAACATTaaactgaaaaaatattaataatgtgtGTTTCAATGTATTGAAATCTTTGAAATAAGACAATATAAAAAGGTGCATATGTTTAGGGGTAAATGAGTTGACGGATGTTTATCTGTTTTTATAATTTGCCCATGTTATGCTTTGTCATGCAAACATCTTTCGCTTTTAGTAATATTCAAATTTGATTGACCTTTTACAGACAGTGAATGCAACTACACTTGTTAATCAATTGAATGCGGTAAAGAaagttgatatatttttttatatgttttaaagccTTTCTTTATAAAGTGCAGATTAGATGCTATGTATTgttcatatcatatttatttaagttattaaCTAACATCCTTTGCAAAAAAGTCCTGTTAGAAATTTCAGAGTACAGGTTAAAAGGAACTTATTAGTTTTAATAGAATGCATCAtgcctttaaatttaaaagttcaaaGTGCTGTAAATTGCTGtaaattgaacaaataaacaaatcCCTACTTAAAAGCAAAAGCAAATTCCAAAACATCAACATAATGCATTTTCAGAAACGTATATTATACATTTACTTATATGAACTGTTTTCATGGAGAAAAGGTATATACTATAAGAGTGAATATTCAATTGCTTGATATAATGTACTATTTTGTTTTATAGTATTATACTGTTCATCTGTTGAGTCGCGGTACTTAATCTTATTCTCGgaaataaaacatcaaaacacAACTTACCGATTAAATGAATTAGTTTGTATTTAACCCCATCATAATGTTTATCAGTAATGATAAAAATAGCATAAAATTAACAAAGAAAACGAAACAACGCTGAAAAATACGAATGGCTATCGGCCATTATAGTCCTAGTTCTAACATCACTTGAGTCGCGGTAATTAGGTCGAACATGttaaacataacataattgaggttattttacactaaaattTCAAATTCATTACCATATTCATTGCAAAGGGATatcaatgtttaaatgttatagtttttcaagtttattcatacattttattgttttatttgattaaacagTGTGTGTCATTCATTCTTCAGCAGAACAGTGAATGCACAAAATGTGCTGTCTCTTCTCAGGACCCTAACATCACAGCAGTATGTCAAGTTGAACCAGTGTCTGCCTTTTGTAGATTATTTCTGTCATATGGCTTCTTGTCTctgaattgtttcattttctgaaaataatcaAAAAGATCTGGTTACTTATCTTTCATTGATTGTCATTGTTTACATTGTAAATACTTTTGTATTCACAagtttaaatgaaagtgttgagCCTGACCTATTAACAAAACTGATAGGAATTACGTTTTGTTAACCGTTTTATAAAGTGAGTTGTCTGACCTAATTGATAGGCAGACAAACTTGTAAACATTGATGAAAAGGTTTACAAATAccgatttttttctgattttttttactagatttttattaaaaatgtatacataacgAAGAAAATGAACAAACTTACCAGTATTCCACTCATTTTCACCCAGAAAATAGTATTTCAATGAAAAACGAAAGTAAGTCTGCTTGTTGACAATGTAAACATTGGCTAGGTGGCGCACAACGAAATACCGCGAGATAAGTGATACCGCGAGTCAAGTGGTGTTGAGGATCGGAAGTAATGTTTGATAACTTGATTATCTTATTAGATTGATCTTTAAGAGTCTCCTCTTGAATGTTTAGCAAATGATGTATTTTAAATTGGCAGATTACATGTACCTttatactattaatttatataacattaaattcCATAAATTAACGTCCTGCTAATGTAATGCATGCTCCGTGATCTTTATGATGTTACAAATGGCATACTATTGTGAAAATTGTAACATTAAAAAAGGATGAGCTTATAAGAAATTCCTTTATTAATCCCCTGTCATTATACTTTTTGCACAATTTTCACCCATTTTAGTCTTATATTGTGCAATGGACTTTGAAATAAACAAAGTAGATAAGTCGAATTCAATTCGTCAGCGACTATTTAACTTCTTAACTGTAACCCTAATTTAACTTAAACTCAAGCTTCTATTTTCGCACGTCGAACTTTGCTAAATGTATTTGCTTGTATTAATTTTCGACGGTTTTGTGTGCGACTTTTTTGCAATACATGCTATCTCTGATAAAGTAATCTTTATCGTATGACTTTTAATAAGctgctttaataaatatttgatccCGTACTGCCTTATCATCGACTAAATTGCTGCTGCCCTTATTTGATGTCAACTCttttatatacatgcatatttcataattaaaacgaTTTATACTGATTGATACTGTCAAAGAAATAAATAAGTCAATCTCCTGATCACCTTCTCCAAATAATGACctaattctttttttttgttgGATCATTTGTTTTGTGAAAAGTTGTTTGTGAACTATCCGATCACCTGTTGTCACAATACATGCATCATGTATTATGTGACCTGTGAACAAAATAAAGAACtgatctgttctgttctgtactaCATTCGGTTtgctttgtgtttatttttttcagagtCTTAAAGATAGGAAATACAAAGATATAgagtattattatatgtttgttaaAGTCCGCATgataaaacatatgttttaaaatatgtataaaagaaCAAAGTTATGTGTTGGTACATTATTTTTTATCCTCATTCTTAAAACAATTagagtcgccgtggtgtaatggatatggtgtccgcctagcgaccgggaggtcatgggttcgatccccaccgtgggagcgttctttagatctttcccaaagacaccaagtactggttctaggcctaggaaacggactcgagagcatttatataagccttaggctttcgatgcaatcgagctaaaataaataggtttaaactaaaacaatTAGATAaatgtttttgcttttttattcTATATGTAACAATATCGTTGTGCTTGTTATGGTTTGTTCGTGTATGTTTTGTTAGTCTTAAAAACAAACGGAGATGAATACAATGCTGGATATTCTGCAGTAAGCGAGATTTACGTTAAAGTCGATTTGCATAATTATTCTTTTTGAACGAGCATTTAGTTAATGCGATAATTTTGTTTGGATGTTTCATAAACTAAGAgggttttctttatttattttgaaagtaGATGATACATCAGCAATGTTGTTCACCTGAATGCAAGAGTAATGCGATGTTGCcaggtttttaaataaaaagcccTTTGACCAATATTGTTTTTAACTGGATGTTACTAAGATTAGTAGTGTCGTGCTTTATAATTCATAGTGTTTATATTATAGTGTGAATTGCTGTTGTATATCggtaatattaattgtttatatgatgtaattatatatttatttacatgcagACTTTGTACTTTGCTCAGAGCTGAATTTAGTTAGCTGCAGCAGCATCATCCACTTACATAACTTTTCCTGAATGCCAATATACCAGATTCGTCAGTTCCTGCAATGTGTGGAAATGATTGATTAAGCGTCGATATTGTGTTAGCTCGTTATTATGGGGGtttttttgtaatacaaatgaatattatcAATGTATCAATATACTTGGCATTGGTAAAATATAGCTTAAGGCATACGATATACAGGCAAATCGCATGAATTCTTCGTGTGTACGATATATCCTTGTAAACTCGCTACAAAAAGGGTCAACTATgttgatgatttttttaatgagaaacaGTATAAACAAATAATTCCTGTAAAGAATAAATACTAGTGTAACCCAGATTTCATGGGGGAAGATTAAGactatatatgtattttaaatatttaattagttCACCATAA is from Dreissena polymorpha isolate Duluth1 chromosome 14, UMN_Dpol_1.0, whole genome shotgun sequence and encodes:
- the LOC127857168 gene encoding uncharacterized protein LOC127857168; this encodes MNNFFSRKRSYNWPSPDHLEAAKQCANFLVPSGHHFIDEKIAMWKLSPNLIERILMFSLNCTQLKCYVLLKMVNKAIFQSKVTSALTSFHCKTIPLFTIEKTQTVLWNEENLIHLVKLCLCSLKRFLKVGVLPHFIIQGVNLFDGKLTFTECRRLYANVSQMMKHNLKQIWLMDIDGLDIFGTRTIPNNWRTIRLQAKPYPHVAEIMLCSLTSFFVMLVYPRYDRITPCHFITQALGTILENYNTGDKVDKRLANGMTEQLLLDLANTVSSMYIQKRKFIHYSIFASYRTSLNIDLTTCRLKMASMLYCGGNIKAAIVLLEDLER